The sequence GGAACTCCAAAGACGAATCGCCAAAACCAAAACCAATGACGCCCCGACAGTGATGGCCGTGAGCGGCATCACTGCTCCCCCCAACAGTTGCTGGAGAAGCAACAGAGCAGCAGCGACCCAAGGCCCCGCGAACAAAAGAAGCACGACGCCTACGCTCCCTGCCGCCTTGAACCAATTGCGATCCACCCCCAAGAACCAGTTTTTGGTCCAGCCTTCCCAGAGGGCAGCCAGCGAGCGATACATCTGCAGGTCGACAAGATCCACACCCAGCAAATACCGCAAGCGCAGATTCGCTTGCTTGATCTTGCGCGCCAGGGCGAGATCCTCAACCACTTCCGAGGCCACTCCACGGTGACCACCAATGGCTAGGTAGCTGGAATAGCGAAAGAGCATGAAGGGCCCCGCCGCAAAAGCGGTTGGATCGTCGGGGTCATTGCTGCGGCGAATCGGGAAGCCAAGGCCGAGCAACGTCGCCACGATTGGCTGGACCAACCATTCCGCCAAACAACTGCATTCCAGGCGCGGAGCCAGGGTCAGTAGGTCACTGCCTTGCGAGCAGGCCTCTTGAAGGGCGGCCTCGATGACACCCGGGCGTAAACGCACATCGGCATCCAGGAAAAGCAACCACTGGCTGGAGGCATCGCCGCCGGGCCAAGACAAATCAGCCCCCACGCTTGCCGGCCAGTTTTTGCCCGACCAACGCTCACCGCCGGGACGTGGTCCGGCTTGCACGACTCTCCAGCTCAAATCCGTGCGCAGGCAGGCCAGGCGCGCCGAGTCGGCCAAGGCCTGGGTGTCATCGCTAGAGGCATCGTCGATCACCACCAGCTCGATCGGCCAATCAGGCGGTAGTGCAGCGACGATGGCTCCGAGACAGTCCGTGATGTTGTCGTGCTCGTTGTAGGCGGGCACCAGGATCCGCAACCAGCTACAGCCGCTGGGCCGTTCCTGCGAGCCACTCGCGCCCAGCCTCGGTGCGCGGCCCAGTTGCAGCTCGAGGGCCAGCAACAACAGCAGCAAGCAGGCACTGCTGGCGCTAGCCAGACAGAGGATCAGCGGCATAGGGCGCTCTTCAGAATCCGCCGATGCAGCTCCAAGGTCGAGCGAATCGAGGCAATCACTGAGCTCGCTGGAGGTTGATCCAAGCTTCGGCTCCACTGCTGCAGGCACTCGGATGCCGACCTGCTACAGGCCACATCCAAGGCATCGCAACGCAACTGATCAGCACAGGCCTTGACCTTGGGGTCATAGCTCAGAGCACTGACTGGAGCACCGGAGAGGGCAGCCAAGATCAGGGCATGCAGCCGCATCGCTAGCACTAGGCCAGAAGAGCGGAACACCGCCATCGCCTCCCTGGGATGGCCAGCGCTGAGTTGGCGGCTACGCCGGGATAACCCCTCAGGCATCAACCCTTCGCTGCGCAGCTGCTCCAGAAGCGAACCGTCCTGCTCGCGGTGGAACGGAAGCCAGAGCACCTCGCGATCCGCCTGGGAAGCGAGCTGATCGAGGGCCTCGAGATAGGGACTCCAATCGGTCCCCTGGAGCAGGGGGGTCGGACGCCAACAGACAACGATCGGACCGCCACGGCCAAGCCATTGCTGCGGCGGCAGCAACCAAACCGCATCGCCAGCATGCTCGGCATCACAGCCCAAACCGCGAGCCAAGGTTGCCGATTCGGGATCACGCCAACTAACGGCAGTGGTCATCCGCAAAAGCAGACGGACCAACGCGCGACTGCGTCTGCGCTTGAGCGGACCCAGGCCCTGGGCCCAGAGGACGACAGGTTTCCCCTGCAGGCGCGCCGCCGTGAGCAAGGCGCCGTAATAAAGGAGGCTGTTGAAGCTGGTGCTGTCCTGCAGCAGGCTGCCGCCACCTAACACCAGTGCCTGGCAGGAGCGCAGACGAGCGAGAACAGCCTTCAGATCTCGCCGTTGGACGGTCTCAACGCGATGCCGTTGCTGAACCTCGACTTCATCAAAGGCCGTGACAACGGGGGTTAGGGACTCAGGAAGCTCTCCCAGCAGCGCCTGCAGGAGTGCGTCATCCCCCAGGTTGTGTTCGCCGTAGTAGCCGCAGAGCAAAACAGACTGGGGCACACCACTGCATCGCGCGATCACCAGTTTCGCATCGATGGAAATCGCCTAGGCCGCTGCCACAAGCCGTTGACGCAGCAAAGGAAGTTCCTGATCGATCAATTCACGCGCATGATCAAGCGATGCGGTTGTTCCCAAAAACAAGCCACTGCTGTGACGGATTTCAAAGCAATGGGGTTGTTGGGGATGGGCCATAAGAGCGATACGGCACCCCCGATGAATCCAAGCAGGGATCTGCTGTAAATCCGACATTCAGCCATGAGGACCTACGTCACTAGAGCGTCAGCCGATCCGAGGCACAACCGCCAGAACGGAAGAAATTTCAAAGGTTGGGCAACAGTGCTGAAAGACGAGTTCTGAAATCCCCTTTGGGCATCCCTCCTTTCAGCTCCCCGTGGATCGTGAACTCGGCCTCGAGATTCTCCACGAGGAGATAGGTCGGCCAGCCCATGCCCTCCTTATTCGGGTACTGCGCCAGAAGAATCTTGCGGTACTTCCGATAGGTCTCGGTGTCCTGCAGCATCACACTGACAAAGATGCAACCCAGTTCTTCGACCACTTTCGCGTCGTAGTGGCTCATCCGATGGCATGTGCCGCAATCCTCGGAACTGAACTTGAGGACCGTTAACGCCATGTCGTCTGCTGCAACCTCAGAAACTTAGAGGCATTGATCGAAGCTGATCTCACCCAAGAAACAAACATCGAGAAGACGTTGCAATGCAGCCGCCCGAGATGGCAAACCCCATTCCTCCTTCAGTGCGTCGAGGCGAGCTAAGTGGACGCGGCGGATATCGCAGGTGACCTTGACGCGCTCGTCACCCAAAAATGGAAGGCTGTGCATCTCCCTGGCGAATCGCTGCCGCAACGATGGCCGCAATCAGGGGGATGTCAACGCAGAACGGGAACCGGCAGATAGGCAGGGGCAAAGCTGCAGGCCAGCACCAGCTGACGCAAGGGCAGGCCAAAGACCGTGCTGACGAAATCAATCGCGACGCGGGACAGCAAAGGACCAAACCCAGTGTCTCAATTGTAAAGAGACGTAAAGCAGGACTCAGCTTGCAGGTGTCAGGTCAGGGATCGGCCCTGCCGCAGCTGGCTCTAGGGCGAGAGATCCGCATTGAGACCAGTCACTTCCTGCTTGGTATCGAGTTTGTCGGCCAAAGCCCTTGCCTCTTGAGCGAGCTGGCGCTCCAGCAGCACGCGGTCGGTGACATCCCGTTGCACGGAAACCCAGTGGGTGTACCAGCCGGTGGAATCAGCCAAGGGCGAGACCTTGAGCTCGATCCAACAGGTGGATTGATCACGCCGGTAATTAATCACCTGCATGGTGGCCGGCTTCCACTGATCCATGGCCGCCCGCAGGGCAGCCGTACTGTCCCGCGATGTCTCAGGTCCTTGGAACAAACGCGGACTCCGGCCAAGGACCTCATGGAGTGCGTAGCCCGTTTGCTCCAAGAGCGATTGATTGGCATAAACAATCACCGGTCCAGGCGCATCCAACGGCTCGGCCAGGGTCACGAGAACGGCGTCTTGGGCCGTGTCGAGGACACCCTCGAGCAAACGCCGATAGGCGTCTTCGTTGGTTTCTTCGGGGGAGGCATCAAGACGCTGGGCACGACGCCGCAACACGCCAACACCAAAACCAGAGTCACAAGCAAACAGCCGTATTCGAGTGGCCAACTCAACGCCGGTGGGATGGGGGAGAGGGAGGACATGGTCCCGCGGTCCCTCCGTGAGGCGCCGGTGTTCTTGGAAGATCAGATCGGCCAGCTGAGGCCAGCAATCGCGAATGAATTGGCCACACCACTCCTGGGACTGATGCCCCAGGCGATGCATTGCGGTGCGATCCACATGGCTGACTTGGCCATTCGCCCCGCAGAGCACCAGACCATCACCGGGCTCAAGCAGGAAGAAAGGTTGCATTCCAGATTCCCCAGGCACCAACCCTATCGGTCGTTCCAGGGCCGATGCTGAGGAGATGGTTGCGGTCCCTTACTTCGAAGCCATCGCCGTTGAGGCATGGCTTGGCTCTCGCAGAATCTTCGACGGCCTGAATCTGACCCTGCGACTGGGGGAGCCCACCGTGCTACTCGGTCCCAACGGTGCCGGGAAAAGCACCTTGATCAAGCTGATCAGTCGCAGCCTCTATCCGGTGGTCAAGCCGGGGTCATCGCTTCACATCTTTGGCAGCAGCACCGTCAATCTCTGGGCACTTCGCCAAAGGATTGGCTTTGTCTCTAGCGATCTTCAAGCTGGATACATCCCGAGCGTCTCCGCTGAAGAGGTCGTTCTCTCTGGGCTCTTTGGATCGATCGGATTGGGACGCCCCCAACAACCGAACCGCCAGCAATGGGAACAGGCGTTTAACCAACTCGAGGCCATCGGTCTAGCCGATCTCTGTGGTCGTCCTTTTGGTGAATGCTCGGATGGCCAGCGGCGTCGGTTGCTCTTAGGCCGGGCACTGATTCACAGGCCCGAGGTTCTGGTTCTCGATGAGCCAACCAACGGACTCGACTTCAAAGCCAAGCATCAGTTGCTTGAAACACTCAGAACGCTGAGCCAGCAGGGCACCACACTGCTGCTGGTGACGCATCAGTTGGATGCCGTCATTCCGGAGATCCAACGGGCAGTTCTTATCAAGCAAGGCTCCATCGTTGCGGATGGTGCTGCGGCGGATCGACTCACCAGCAAAGGCCTCAGTGATTGTTTTGAGACACCGATTGCTGTTCTTCAGCAGGGGGGATGGCGCCAGGCTGTACCGCAATCAAAACCGCTAGGGATCAAGCCATAAAAAACAGCCCGGTCAGGGCTGTGTGAGGAGGCTTCGCTGCCATAGAACCGGAGCCAACCTCAGCAGGCGATGGGTAGAACAACTCAACCGTTCCTAGCGAAGGGTAGGGCTGATGTCCTTCAGCGGAATGGAGTCATTGCCCCAGGGTCCAGCGCCAAGGAGAGGTTCAGCGCCGGGGCGTGGAACGAGCGTTGAACCAGCCTGGTAAACAGCATCGACCCAGGCCAGGAGCAATGGACCCAGCACCCCACCATTGACCTGTTCACCAGGCCGCAGGTTGAAATGGTCGCCGCCCTTGGCCAAGACCAACTGGTGGCCGAAGGGCACCGCCTGACGCATCGGCGTAATCGCCTCCGGATCGGGAGGAACAACCCAGTCATGGGTGCCGCTGACAACCAGGAGACGGGCACTAGTGGCGCGCAGTTCCGGCATCGCAAACAGCAATGACATCGGGGGCGATACAGCCACCGCCGCCACAACGCGTTGATCCTGGAGTGCCGCCTGGTCCACGCCATCCAACCAGCTGCATTGGAGAGTCCAACTCAGATTGCGCTGGGGATCATCCAGTTGTGGGCAACGGCTTTTTAGCTTTGCGGCTTGCGGCACCAATCCCGCCTGCTGCAGCGCCGTCGTCGCTCCCCATGAGTGGCCAATGACGACCACCGCATCGGCGTTGACCCCAGAGACACCCGACAGCTGACCGGCCGCTACAGCATCGGTCAAAGCACTGAGGTCGCGAAAGCGCAGGCCCAACTCAACGGGTTTGGGCGGTGGAACGGCGCCGGTGAGCATGCGCACCTGCTCCTTGTTGTCGCTGCCGGGGTGGCGGGGCAAGGCCACTGTGTAGCCGCGGGAAGCCAGCACAGTGCCCCAAGAGGCGAAGTTCCTTGGGCTGTCCCAAAGACCGTGGGAGATCAGGACCAAGCGTCCATTGCGCCGTTGAGTGGGTTCGAGCAGCAGCACATCCAGCGGTTCTGGGCGGTGGTTGACTTGAAGACGAACCTGACGTTGCCGTGCGGATTGAGATGTCTCCTTTGCAGGAGCCATAGGCAGAACAGGGGGATCAGCTTGCGCAAAAAAACTGTTGGCCTGGGCGCGCTGAGCCAGCATCCGGCCCAAGATTGTGCGCACCTGTCCAAGGTTGAAGCGAACACGCTGACCAGGCAGCGCCTCAATGAGCTCCACCAGGGTTGGAACACCACTGTTGGAGTTGGCCATGGCTTGCTCCAGAGCCATCCGAAAAGTATTGCCGGTGAGATCAGGACGACGGCCTTCGATGGTCCCAAGGGATGACACCACCAGAAGGGCCTGCTCCAACAGCGGTGATCCAACGGAGCCATCCGCCAATCGGGTGAGGGAGATCGGAATTGGCCGCTGAAGCAGCTGAAGCAGGGCCTGGCTGACTGCGCCATTGGAGGCGCGGTCCAATTCCGCCAAGTCGCTGCGACCAGCCATCAGGGCATGGGGGCTTTTCAGCTCGCTGATCCGAACGCTGAAACTCGTCTGCAAGAGGGGCAGCTCGATCAGAACCTCTTCAATCGCGCGACTTGGCGCTGCCGTGAAGGGGAGAGAGGCGGCGGCGAGCAGGGCCAGGCTCAGCCGCTGAAACCACTGGAAGCTCAACACAGGCGCAGCCGCGATCCGCTCTCCATCATCGGGGCATGACTGCGATCGGCACCCCGTCCTCTTCCCTCCAACACGACGCTCCAGTGGAGGTCGCACTGGCTGTTCTTGAGAAAGACGGCTGCTGGCTACTGCAGTTGCGCGATGACCTTGCAGGAATCGTTGCCCCTGGCTGCTGGGGTCTGTTTGGTGGTCACCTCGATCCAGGGGAATCCCCAGAACAAGCGCTGCGCCGGGAACTCTGGGAAGAAATCCGGCTGGAGGTGGGCTCCGTGGAGCCTTGGTACGTCTCCCGCAGCCCCAGCAAAATCCGTCATGTCTTCCGTGCACCTCTGCAGATACCGCTTTGCCGGCTGGACTTGATGGAGGGGCAGGACCTGGCTCTGTTCCCACCGGAGCTTCTGGAGTCGGGCCAAGGGTTCAGCTCGAAACTGCAGACCTCTCGCCCCCTGGCCGAATCAACACTGGAAGCCCTAGGCCGATATCAAGCCGGGGGACGCTCAACAATGCGGTAATAACTGCGCTCGTCGGAGCAACAAAGATCGGCGTAGTAGCGCTCAAGGACGTCATAGGCCGCGTCGTAACTCTCGAAGTCCTGCCCCGCAATGGGATCGCTTGGGTGCGGATTGGCGTCCTGCCCATCAAGAACGATGCGAAACACCGGTCGCTTCGGTTGCAGCCGTGCCAGTAACGCATCAAAAGTCAGACCCTCACCAAAGGCACGCTTCAGGGGGTTCAAGCCAATCGATTGGCGATCGGGATGCAACTTCGCGGTGGGGACGAGCCAAAACAGCCATTGCGCTGGCTCAAGGGGATTGGTCGGAGCAGAAGTGCTCTCCCCCAACAAAGCAAACAACAAGGTGGTGGCCTCACCACCGGGGATACGGAACTGAACCGTGCCTGGCTTCAGCTGGTCGGCTGAGCTGTAGAACGCCGCCGTAGAAATCGCCAATTGCCAACTCTTCAGAGGCAACACAAGGGACTGAAGATCGACATTGGGCTTGGAGGGACCCGGGTCGAGTTCCAGGCCTTTTAGAACCAACCAGTGGCAGCTGGCCTCTCGGACGTCATCGGCAAGCAGGTCGGGCGTATTCCATTCCAGGAAGGCCGAGAGCTCAGACATCAAACAAGCTCCTCCACTCGACTTCCTGGTTCACCGATTCAAGCTCGCCTTCCTGGGGAAACCCAACCAGAAAGTCTTTGTCGGCCAGGGGCTGGTAAGGACCTTGTTTGAGCTCAAAGATGACCGTATCGGCCGTCAAGGCGACCAGGGAGTGGAACGATCCCTCGCTGAGTTGCAAGCCACGAACTGGGCCCGCGGCATCGAGCCGGTGGCGCTGAGTACACACTCCGTTGTCGTCAAACAGCAGAACACCGATTGAGCCCTGAAGCACCACAAAACACTCAAAGCCCTCCCCTGTTCCCTGACGGCTGTGCCGATGCGGCCTGACATAAGTACCGGGCTGCATGACGTTCAAGAAACGCTGCACCAGATCGCTCTCCTGGTGCAGGTTGAAATTCATCCGTTGGCGATCGCTCTGGCGCGAGCGCAGCGCCACCTGATCGAACAGGTCTTGATCAATCAATTGGAGCGCAGGCGCAGTCATCGACAACAACGAGGAATCAACACAGGTCGGTAGCGACACGTACCGACAGCCTGGGATGGGTCAGCGACTGTGGCTGAGTCATGAGCAGTGGCCATGCCCGATTGGATCCGACCTCTGATTGCCGTAAGTCTGACCAGCTGCAGCGTCGGCTTGCTGACCGCCCTTGGGGGTTAAACCTCGCTAGTGTGACGATTGCACATTCGTCCACACCCTGGGTCCCGTTGGGATTTCTTTGTCGACTCATCGTCAATACCGGCTGCGCCGGCGTCACCAGCATGGTCATGCATGCCCAGAGCCATGCACAGGCCTTGATCGCAGCCCAGGAGTTGTTCCCGGCATGCCAAGTCCAGGTGATGGCCGGCAAGGGGCGCGATCCCATGGAAGCTGAAGGCAACCTCGATGAACCAAACGGGTTGACCTGAGTTCAGGCCAGAGCCTTCAGCAACAACGACAGCCCCATCAACAAGCACAGCAGCTCAAAAGCGCGCTTGACCAGCTGGGACCCCTGCCTGAGCGCCAAGTGGGCCCCCAGGTAACCGCCAGCCAGGGATCCAAGCAAAAGCATGGGAAGCCAGCCCCAAGCGATTTGCCCCTGGACCCCCAGGGTTAGAGCGCCGGTTCCGTTCCAGAACAACCCCACCAAGATCAATGTGTGGGGAACGGCTTTGCCGTAATCCAGGCCGAACCAACGCACGAGCCAGAGCGTGACAAAGAGACCCGTCCCCGAGGTCAGCGAGCCGTTGAGGAAACCAATCAAAAAGAGAACGAGCGCGCCCAGACCCACTCGCTGTCTCGTCCAACGGAACTCGCGGGAGCTGGCTCCCAGTTGCGGGCGAGAAGCGGAATAGCCCCCCAAGGCAATGGTCAAGAGCCCGAGCAACACTGTCGACAGCTGGGCAGGCAGGGCGAGAACGGCGCGAGCCCCCAACCAAACCCCTGGCAAACCGCTCAGCAGGATCAGCGCCGAAAGGCGCGCATTCAGGGTGCTCTCTCGGGCATGGCGCAGGCTGGCACCCACACCAAGGGAGACGCTGGCCACCTTGTGGGTAGCCAAGGCCACTGGGAAGGGCAAACCCAGCAAAATCAGCGCCGGCAACTGCACCAAACCAGCCCCACCTCCCGCAAGAGCAGAGAGGGCATTGGCCAGCAGCGCGACAGACAGCAACCCCAGCTGCATCCAGAGCTCAGGGATGCTCAAGGACGACTCCGAAACCGCCGAGAGAAGCTCGCACTGAGAGCGTTCGCCCACGGCAGGGGTAGGTACTGAGCCACGGCTGCAATCAAGCGATTCAGCCGTCCTGGGACGACGACAACACGCTGGTCTTGGAGGCCACGCTCCGTCAGCTGCACGAGCTGATCAACCGTCATCCAGAACACGCCCGGTAGACGCTGCATCCGCTCTTCGACCCCAAGGACGGAATGGAATTCCGTGTGGACGTATCCCGGGCAGAGCGCCATCACCCGAACCCCAGAACCGGCGTTCTCCGCCGCGAGGGATTGGGACAGACGAATCAGATAGGCCTTCACCGCGCTGTAGAGCGTGCTTCCGGGCAGTCCAGGAATCAAACCCGCAAGGGACGCGACGTTTAAAACTGTTCCCCGCTGGCGCCGCTGCATCTCAGGCAGGAGATGACGCGTCAGCTCCGTTGGCACCTGGACCATCAGCTGAAGCATGGCCTCAAGCTGCAGCCAGGGAGAAGCCTCGAAGGTCCCGCGCAGACCAAAACCAGCGTTGTTCACCAAGGTCTCCACCCACAGCCCATGGGCGGCCACACGAGCCAGAAGCTGCTCAACGGCCCTGGGCCCACTGAGATCCAAGGCCATGGCGACAACCCGGATGCCAAAGCGCTGCTCCAGACCAGCGGCCAATTGGTCCAGACGCTCCTGTCGGCGTGCCACCAACACCAGGACCCCTGAGCGCTGGGCAAAGGAATGAGCCAACGCCGCGCCAATCCCACTGGAGGCGCCGGTGATCAGCGTGCAGGGACAGGCAGCAGGATCGGAAAATTGCTCGAGCGATGCCAGCGAATCAGAGCTGGAAGACAAGCGCTCGGCGAGCTGCAAACACGCATCCATCTCGTTCCAAAGGAGCTCCCTTCGTTCAGAGGTGACGGAAAACGAGCGGTGGTGGAGATCACGGCCGACGTAGCGCAGGGCATCGACCACCCTGCGGCGATCGTCTGAAGCCAGCGCATCAACGGACCAGGAATCGTCTCTCGGTGATGTCACGCCAATGGAATCTGTAGGACCGATGCCAAGGGCCACAGTGCCGAACGGGAGACCACCCTCGACCAAGCGGGAAACACGTTGGAAACAGTGATCCCCAATGGCTGGTCATCTTGACCCAACCCCCCTTGGCCACAGGTCCAATCTGACTACTCGTACATCCAATCGAAGGATTCAGGGCTCGCAGGCGACAACGCATTGGGCTTGGGTTCGGCTGATCGCTGGAGGGTCAAACGGGCCAACAGCGTTAGCTCAATGGTTAAGGCCGTGATCAGAACAACAAGACCCCCAGCCGCAACCAGCGCCTGGGGATGCGTCACAACGGAAAAAGCTTGTTCCATCTCCACAGGGCTCCATTGGGTACGGTCCAACCCCACCCCTAGCCACGGCAGAGCGACCTGATCACAGTCGTCTCAAGGGGGACTAGCGCATCCCAAGAAAGACCCTTAAGATTGATTTTAGGTTTGAGCACTGGGAGTGAACGAAAACAACCCCGTCCTGCAGTCGATGCGCCAAGAACTGCACGAGCTCAAGCTCCGCTACGGCCACTCTCCGACGGATTTCAACCGCTACCAGCTCGTGCGCCATGAACAGCGCCTGGCTCAGTGGGTTCCGAGTGAAAAAATCGGCGCCTGAGTGCAGCCCTGAACGGCATGGAGCCCAAAGCGATTCACCTGGGTCCGGGTGCCGACCTTCGCAAAAGCCTTGAGGCGTTGGCCCAGGAAGAGCTAGCCGAAGGTTTTGTCCTGAGCGTTGTCGGCAACCTCAGCAAAGCAGCGTTTGCCTGCCCTGGAAGCAATCAACCCACTGTGCTCAGCGGTGAGCTGGAAATCATCACCCTGCAAGGAACCGTCTCCCCCAAGGGCGTCCACCTGCATCTGAGCTTCTCC is a genomic window of Synechococcus sp. A10-1-5-1 containing:
- a CDS encoding PAS domain-containing protein, with translation MQPFFLLEPGDGLVLCGANGQVSHVDRTAMHRLGHQSQEWCGQFIRDCWPQLADLIFQEHRRLTEGPRDHVLPLPHPTGVELATRIRLFACDSGFGVGVLRRRAQRLDASPEETNEDAYRRLLEGVLDTAQDAVLVTLAEPLDAPGPVIVYANQSLLEQTGYALHEVLGRSPRLFQGPETSRDSTAALRAAMDQWKPATMQVINYRRDQSTCWIELKVSPLADSTGWYTHWVSVQRDVTDRVLLERQLAQEARALADKLDTKQEVTGLNADLSP
- a CDS encoding glycosyltransferase family 2 protein, which gives rise to MPLILCLASASSACLLLLLLALELQLGRAPRLGASGSQERPSGCSWLRILVPAYNEHDNITDCLGAIVAALPPDWPIELVVIDDASSDDTQALADSARLACLRTDLSWRVVQAGPRPGGERWSGKNWPASVGADLSWPGGDASSQWLLFLDADVRLRPGVIEAALQEACSQGSDLLTLAPRLECSCLAEWLVQPIVATLLGLGFPIRRSNDPDDPTAFAAGPFMLFRYSSYLAIGGHRGVASEVVEDLALARKIKQANLRLRYLLGVDLVDLQMYRSLAALWEGWTKNWFLGVDRNWFKAAGSVGVVLLLFAGPWVAAALLLLQQLLGGAVMPLTAITVGASLVLVLAIRLWSSWRFGTPIRFWWLSWLGAFLIAAIVPASIWKTTTGRGWTWRGRLLEG
- a CDS encoding ABC transporter ATP-binding protein yields the protein MVAVPYFEAIAVEAWLGSRRIFDGLNLTLRLGEPTVLLGPNGAGKSTLIKLISRSLYPVVKPGSSLHIFGSSTVNLWALRQRIGFVSSDLQAGYIPSVSAEEVVLSGLFGSIGLGRPQQPNRQQWEQAFNQLEAIGLADLCGRPFGECSDGQRRRLLLGRALIHRPEVLVLDEPTNGLDFKAKHQLLETLRTLSQQGTTLLLVTHQLDAVIPEIQRAVLIKQGSIVADGAAADRLTSKGLSDCFETPIAVLQQGGWRQAVPQSKPLGIKP
- a CDS encoding alpha/beta fold hydrolase — encoded protein: MSFQWFQRLSLALLAAASLPFTAAPSRAIEEVLIELPLLQTSFSVRISELKSPHALMAGRSDLAELDRASNGAVSQALLQLLQRPIPISLTRLADGSVGSPLLEQALLVVSSLGTIEGRRPDLTGNTFRMALEQAMANSNSGVPTLVELIEALPGQRVRFNLGQVRTILGRMLAQRAQANSFFAQADPPVLPMAPAKETSQSARQRQVRLQVNHRPEPLDVLLLEPTQRRNGRLVLISHGLWDSPRNFASWGTVLASRGYTVALPRHPGSDNKEQVRMLTGAVPPPKPVELGLRFRDLSALTDAVAAGQLSGVSGVNADAVVVIGHSWGATTALQQAGLVPQAAKLKSRCPQLDDPQRNLSWTLQCSWLDGVDQAALQDQRVVAAVAVSPPMSLLFAMPELRATSARLLVVSGTHDWVVPPDPEAITPMRQAVPFGHQLVLAKGGDHFNLRPGEQVNGGVLGPLLLAWVDAVYQAGSTLVPRPGAEPLLGAGPWGNDSIPLKDISPTLR
- a CDS encoding thioredoxin family protein translates to MALTVLKFSSEDCGTCHRMSHYDAKVVEELGCIFVSVMLQDTETYRKYRKILLAQYPNKEGMGWPTYLLVENLEAEFTIHGELKGGMPKGDFRTRLSALLPNL
- the csaB gene encoding polysaccharide pyruvyl transferase CsaB translates to MPQSVLLCGYYGEHNLGDDALLQALLGELPESLTPVVTAFDEVEVQQRHRVETVQRRDLKAVLARLRSCQALVLGGGSLLQDSTSFNSLLYYGALLTAARLQGKPVVLWAQGLGPLKRRRSRALVRLLLRMTTAVSWRDPESATLARGLGCDAEHAGDAVWLLPPQQWLGRGGPIVVCWRPTPLLQGTDWSPYLEALDQLASQADREVLWLPFHREQDGSLLEQLRSEGLMPEGLSRRSRQLSAGHPREAMAVFRSSGLVLAMRLHALILAALSGAPVSALSYDPKVKACADQLRCDALDVACSRSASECLQQWSRSLDQPPASSVIASIRSTLELHRRILKSALCR
- a CDS encoding NUDIX hydrolase, translated to MTAIGTPSSSLQHDAPVEVALAVLEKDGCWLLQLRDDLAGIVAPGCWGLFGGHLDPGESPEQALRRELWEEIRLEVGSVEPWYVSRSPSKIRHVFRAPLQIPLCRLDLMEGQDLALFPPELLESGQGFSSKLQTSRPLAESTLEALGRYQAGGRSTMR
- a CDS encoding sulfite exporter TauE/SafE family protein; this encodes MQLGLLSVALLANALSALAGGGAGLVQLPALILLGLPFPVALATHKVASVSLGVGASLRHARESTLNARLSALILLSGLPGVWLGARAVLALPAQLSTVLLGLLTIALGGYSASRPQLGASSREFRWTRQRVGLGALVLFLIGFLNGSLTSGTGLFVTLWLVRWFGLDYGKAVPHTLILVGLFWNGTGALTLGVQGQIAWGWLPMLLLGSLAGGYLGAHLALRQGSQLVKRAFELLCLLMGLSLLLKALA
- a CDS encoding WbuC family cupin fold metalloprotein, coding for MTAPALQLIDQDLFDQVALRSRQSDRQRMNFNLHQESDLVQRFLNVMQPGTYVRPHRHSRQGTGEGFECFVVLQGSIGVLLFDDNGVCTQRHRLDAAGPVRGLQLSEGSFHSLVALTADTVIFELKQGPYQPLADKDFLVGFPQEGELESVNQEVEWRSLFDV
- a CDS encoding SDR family oxidoreductase — translated: MTSPRDDSWSVDALASDDRRRVVDALRYVGRDLHHRSFSVTSERRELLWNEMDACLQLAERLSSSSDSLASLEQFSDPAACPCTLITGASSGIGAALAHSFAQRSGVLVLVARRQERLDQLAAGLEQRFGIRVVAMALDLSGPRAVEQLLARVAAHGLWVETLVNNAGFGLRGTFEASPWLQLEAMLQLMVQVPTELTRHLLPEMQRRQRGTVLNVASLAGLIPGLPGSTLYSAVKAYLIRLSQSLAAENAGSGVRVMALCPGYVHTEFHSVLGVEERMQRLPGVFWMTVDQLVQLTERGLQDQRVVVVPGRLNRLIAAVAQYLPLPWANALSASFSRRFRSRP